A single region of the Sciurus carolinensis chromosome 14, mSciCar1.2, whole genome shotgun sequence genome encodes:
- the Adgrd2 gene encoding LOW QUALITY PROTEIN: adhesion G-protein coupled receptor D2 (The sequence of the model RefSeq protein was modified relative to this genomic sequence to represent the inferred CDS: deleted 1 base in 1 codon), with amino-acid sequence MKGFEQGRNRIRWKFESAFCDCFVGEVSEQAVCVCGGDGEAVPALTCLLSQIRTLSGTPSNSPGESSHPWVAAPLAPGEVVKTADEVCKFPGQPLSWWQAQESCEQRFGHLVMGPVDGVLASRLRDPVWVNQREASLRRPPRRRKRTTAALVFRERTADKAARLRTLLPALEALTACAHLQWDSNSPEVAAIFSLAAPALANALQLRAFAEPGGAVRAALVVRGHHAPFLAAFRADGRWHHLCATWEQRGGRWALFADGRRRAAAWGLGAGHPVPPGGILVLGQDQDSPGGGFSAHDAFSGNLTDFHLWARALSPAQLHRARACDPPPGGLLFVWDPGSLDITPSLLPAVPVRLPCPVPSEECPAWNPGSLTESSELCLQPQLFLCCYRTETYQQLQDVHLWGGQDVISKVNALANTLVLFPDPLSEAPKTLTLDEAVRFLGILEGVLAKETTPLGPAALLAVLHFLKRVTALGAGEPEPLAGPWQQLGQGVMSVASQILEEQLAGAWLSISEVVGGPMALVASLQRLAPLLSTTLTSEQPQMYIQRVNAGLEVQSLRLREASARGYIFTMPGGHPEGPGHIHIPASEVRQLLRKGLSGVTVIHSWFTSSVFQYVLGARVLEPQASDSSEEADRMQRFLSTQVGSAILSSEVWDAAGEVSTAVTFHLRHQAQAFPQKLVEPVCAFWNFSISPHTGGSWATSGCSVLTLFQDSTACFCNHSTNFAVLLQVYDIQRDPEEESLLRTLSFVGCGVSFCALATTFLLFLAAGVPKSERTTVHKNLTFSLASAEGFLMASEWAKDNKVACVAVTVAMHFLFLVAFSWMLVEGLLLWNKVVAVSMRPAPRMRLYHAIGWGMPVVIVAITLATRPRDYVAAGHCWLSVHTDTIWAFVGPVLLVLTANTCILFRVVMVTVSSARRRARMLSPHPGLRQQIKIQVWATVRPVLVLLPILGPTWLVGILVHLNPAWAYVAVGLNSFQGPYIFLVYAAYNGEVRSALQRVTEKKAAALTVGRAGPDAVTISCGTRRGPASPQPPGPWEVARTPPRRHVALRGIRGPGIPTAFSSIAEPERLAVELTAFKASGTPDWIRGTTGSPK; translated from the exons ATGAAAGGTTTTGAGCAGGGGAGGAACAGAATCAGGTGGAAATTTGAGAGCGCGTTCTGTGACTGCTTCGTGGGAGAGGTGTCGGAGCAG gcagtgtgtgtgtgtgggggtgatgGGGAGGCTGTTCCAGCTCTCACCTGTCTTCTCTCTCAGATCAGGACTCTCTCTGGGACACCCTCCAACTCCCCAGGTGAATCAAGTCACCCCTGGGTGGCAG CCCCACTGGCCCCTGGCGAGGTGGTGAAGACTGCAGATGAGGTGTGCAAGTTTCCAGGGCAGCCGCTGAGCTGGTGGCAAGCCCAAGAGTCTTGTGAGCAGCGATTTGGCCACCTGGTAATGGGGCCGGTAGATGGGGTTCTTGCTTCGCGGCTGCGTGACCCGGTCTGGGTGAACCAAAGAGAAGCCTCCCTGCGGAGACCCCCTCGGAGGC GCAAGCGCACCACAGCAGCGCTGGTGTTCAGAGAAAGGACCGCGGACAAGGCGGCGCGACTGCGGACGCTTCTGCCAGCTCTGGAGGCGCTGACGGCGTGCGCACACTTACAATGGGACAGCAACTCGCCCGAAGTGGCCGCGATCTTTTCCCTCGCCGCCCCTGCGCTGGCCAACGCGCTGCAGCTGCGAGCCTTCGCCGAGCCCGGCGGCGCTGTGCGGGCGGCGCTGGTGGTGCGCGGGCACCACGCCCCATTTCTCGCAGCCTTCCGCGCTGATGGCCGCTGGCACCACCTGTGCGCCACATGGGAGCAGCGCGGAGGGCGCTGGGCGCTGTTTGCTGACGGGCGGCGGCGCGCCGCGGCGTGGGGACTGGGCGCGGGTCACCCGGTGCCGCCCGGCGGCATCCTGGTGCTGGGCCAGGATCAGGACTCCCCAGGCGGCGGCTTCTCGGCACATGACGCCTTCAGCGGCAACCTCACCGATTTCCACCTGTGGGCGCGGGCACTGAGCCCCGCGCAACTGCACCGGGCACGGGCCTGTGATCCACCTCCTGGCGGCCTGCTCTTCGTCTGGGACCCTGGCTCCCTGGACATTACACCCTCACTGCTGCCAGCGGTGCCAGTACGCCTTCCCTGTCCGG TGCCCTCAGAGGAGTGCCCCGCGTGGAACCCAGGATCCCTCACGGAGAGCTCGGAGCTCTGCTTGCAGCCGCAGCTCTTCCTCTGCTGCTACAGGACAG AGACCTATCAGCAGCTGCAGGATGTCCATTTGTGG GGGGGCCAGGATGTTATCAGCAAAGTCAACGCTTTGGCCAACACTCTCGTG CTCTTCCCAGACCCCCTCTCTGAAGCCCCCAAGACCCTGACCCTGGACGAGGCCGTCAGGTTCCTGGGCATTCTGGAGGGAGTCCTGGCCAAGGAGACAACTCCACTGGGGCCAGCTGCACTGCTGGCTGTCCTGCACTTCCTGAAGAGGGTGACAGCCCTCGGGGCTGGGGAGCCGGAGCCCTTGGCAGGGCCCTGGCAGCAGCTGGGCCAGGGCGTCATGTCTGTGGCCAGCCAGATCCTGGAGGAGCAGTTGGCTGGTGCGTGGCTGTCCATCAGTGAG GTGGTCGGTGGACCTATGGCCCTGGTAGCGAGCCTGCAGCGCCTGGCGCCCCTGCTGAGCACCACACTGACCTCTGAGCAGCCCCAAATGTACATCCAGCGCGTCAATGCGG GCCTGGAGGTGCAGAGCCTACGTTTGAGGGAGGCCAGTGCTCGGGGCTATATATTCACAATGCCTGGTGGGCATCCAGAGGGGCCCGGCCACATCCACATCCCCGCAAGTGAAGTGAGACAGCTCCTCCGGAAAG GCCTCTCCGGAGTCACCGTGATCCACAGCTGGTTCACCTCTAGTGTCTTCCAGTATGTCCTGGGGGCACGTGTCCTAGAGCCCCAGGCTTCTGACAGCTCAGAGGAAGCTGACAGGATGCAGAG GTTCCTGAGCACACAGGTGGGGTCAGCCATCCTCTCCTCTGAGGTGTGGGATGCTGCCGGGGAGGTCAGCACAGCCGTGACCTTTCACCTGCGGCACCAGGCCCAG GCCTTCCCTCAGAAGCTGGTGGAGCCTGTCTGTGCTTTCTGGAACTTCAGTATCAG tcCACACACAGGGGGTTCCTGGGCCACCAGTGGCTGCTCGGTGCTCACCCTGTTCCAGGACTCTACCGCCTGCTTCTGCAACCACAGCACCAACTTTGCTGTCCTGTTGCAGGTGTACGACATCCAG agAGACCCCGAGGAGGAGTCACTTCTGAGGACTCTGTCATTTGTGGGCTGTGGCGTGTCCTTCTGCGCCCTTGCCACCACCTTCTTGCTCTTCCTGGCAGCTGG GGTCCCCAAGTCAGAGAGGACCACAGTCCACAAGAACCTCACCttctccctggcctctgctgaGGGCTTCCTCATGGCCAGCGAGTGGGCAAAGGACAACAAG GTGGCGTGTGTGGCTGTCACGGTGGCAATGCACTTTCTCTTTTTGGTGGCATTCTCCTGGATGCTGGTGGAGGGGCTGCTGCTGTGGAACAAGGTGGTGGCCGTGAGCATGCGCCCAGCGCCCAGGATGAGGCTCTACCACGCCATAGGCTGGG GCATGCCTGTGGTCATTGTGGCCATCACCCTGGCCACACGCCCCCGTGACTACGTGGCCGCCGGACACTGCTGGCTCAGTGTCCACACGGACACCATCTGGGCTTTCGTGGGGCCGGTGCTTCTCGTGCTGACG GCCAACACCTGCATCCTGTTCCGCGTGGTGATGGTCACCGTGTCCAGCGCCCGCCGCCGTGCCCGCATGCTGAGCCCACATCCTGGCCTGAGGCAGCAGATCAAAATACAAGTGTG GGCCACAGTGAGGCCGGTGCTGGTCCTTCTGCCCATCCTGGGCCCAACCTGGCTGGTCGGCATTCTGGTGCACCTCAACCCTGCCTGGGCGTATGTCGCCGTGGGCCTCAATTCCTTCCAG GGGCCGTACATCTTCCTGGTCTATGCTGCCTACAATGGGGAG GTGCGGAGCGCCCTGCAGAGGGTGACCGAGAAGAAGGCGGCGGCGCTCACCGTGGGGCGGGCAGGGCCCGATGCTGTCACCATTTCCTGTGGGACCCGCCGGGGCCCTGCCAGCCCACAGCCTCCAGGTCCCTGGGAGGTGGCCAGGACCCCACCGCGAAGACACGTGGCTCTCAGAG GGATCCGCGGCCCCGGAATCCCCACAGCCTTCTCTTCTATTGCAGAACCAGAGAGACTG GCTGTGGAGCTGACGGCATTCAAGGCTTCAG GAACCCCAGACTGGATAAGAGGCACGACTGGCAGCCCCAAGTGA